A single genomic interval of Dromiciops gliroides isolate mDroGli1 chromosome 1, mDroGli1.pri, whole genome shotgun sequence harbors:
- the CHRAC1 gene encoding chromatin accessibility complex protein 1 — MADGFGGKEKCSDQRLVSLPLSRIRVIMKSSPEVSSINQEALVLTAKATELFVQYLATYSYKHGSGKEKKALIYSDLSNTAEESETFQFLADILPKKILASKYLKMLKEEKGDGEEDDDDDVDNNDEENEDEDDDESEDEEAES, encoded by the exons ATGGCGGACGGGTTTGGCGGCAAAGAGAAGTGCAGCGATCAGAGACTTGTCTCGCTGCCGTTGTCTCGAATTCGCGTGATCATGAAGAGCTCCCCCGAGGTGTCCAGCATCAATCAGGAGGCACTGGTGCTCACGGCCAAGGCCACG GAACTTTTTGTTCAGTATCTAGCCACTTATTCCTATAAACATGGcagtggaaaagagaagaaagcactTATTTACAGTGACTTATCAAATACTGCAGAAGAGTCGGAAACCTTTCAATTTCTTGCAG ATATATTACCAAAGAAGATTTTAGCCAGCAAATACCTGAAAATgcttaaagaagaaaagggggatgGTGAGGAAGATGATGACGATGATGTCGACAAtaatgatgaggaaaatgaagatgaagatgatgatgagagTGAGGATGAAGAAGCGGAATCTTAA